A DNA window from Camelina sativa cultivar DH55 chromosome 17, Cs, whole genome shotgun sequence contains the following coding sequences:
- the LOC104759951 gene encoding DEAD-box ATP-dependent RNA helicase 34-like: MRSSNFVVSSMHGDKRQKERDEIMNQFRSFKSRVLIASDVWARGIDVQTVSHVINYDIPNNPELYIHRIGRAGRFGREGVAINFVKSSDNIEKHYGTLQYSPGRFDLKDIEKHYGTKIREMPADLV; the protein is encoded by the exons ATGAGGAGTAGCAATTTCGTAGTTTCATCAATGCATGGAGACAAACGTCAAAAGGAGAGAGATGAAATCATGAACCAGTTTCGGTCATTTAAAAGCCGTGTTTTAATCGCCTCAGATGTATGGGCAAGAGGGATCGACGTGCAAACA GTTTCTCATGTCATCAACTATGATATACCCAACAACCCGGAGCTTTACATTCATCGTATTGGACGAGCTGGTCGTTTTGGTCGTGAAGGTGTAGCCATTAACTTTGTAAAATCTTCGGACAATATCGAGAAGCATTACGGTACTTTGCAATATTCTCCTGGTCGTTTTGATCTTAAGGATATTGAGAAGCATTACGGTACTAAAATCCGCGAGATGCCAGCTGATCTTGTCTAA